Proteins encoded in a region of the Candidatus Nitrosomarinus catalina genome:
- a CDS encoding thioredoxin family protein, protein MVLLESQIKLKKGDIAPDFELLGIDDKRHTLKDYENYKGILVIFMCNHCPYVKAKVDALNELFEECGKDIAIIGINSNDPTNVPEDSFDAMKQTAKEKNFQFDYLVDETQEIAKKYGAMCTPDPFLFNSQKELVFHGRIDNAMKPDDTATEKTMILNMKKLISGEKIEKDFDPSIGCSIKWKEE, encoded by the coding sequence ATGGTACTTTTAGAATCACAAATTAAATTAAAAAAAGGAGATATTGCTCCAGACTTTGAATTATTAGGAATTGATGATAAAAGACATACACTCAAAGACTATGAAAATTATAAAGGAATCTTAGTTATTTTCATGTGTAATCACTGTCCATATGTCAAAGCAAAAGTGGATGCATTAAACGAATTATTTGAAGAATGTGGAAAAGACATAGCAATTATAGGAATTAACAGCAATGATCCTACAAACGTTCCAGAAGATAGTTTTGATGCAATGAAACAAACTGCAAAAGAAAAGAACTTTCAATTTGACTATCTAGTAGATGAAACACAAGAAATTGCAAAAAAATATGGAGCAATGTGTACACCAGACCCATTCTTGTTTAACAGTCAAAAGGAATTAGTTTTTCACGGTAGAATTGATAATGCTATGAAACCAGATGATACAGCCACAGAAAAGACAATGATTCTAAATATGAAAAAATTGATTTCTGGAGAAAAAATCGAGAAAGATTTTGACCCATCAATTGGCTGTTCTATAAAGTGGAAAGAAGAATAA
- a CDS encoding DNA adenine methylase, giving the protein MKQQYGQILVTPKPFVKWAGGKRQLISTLNENLPESFGTYFEPFLGGGALLFNMLTENNKQKCIISDLNSDLVLAYATIRDNVDNLISSLKQHEKYYQKDSKSYYYSVRESTPKKEIEKTSRLLFLNRTCFNGLYRVNSKGKFNVPLGKYTNPNIVNEDNLRSVSHILSSSKVKIQCRDFEAVLRDAKKGDLVYFDPPYQPVTETANFTSYTNKNFTYDDLNRLFVLCTKLDEKGCNVLLSNSNSKEVVNMFSKKPWKINKIKANRSINSNSTKRTGHFELLIKNY; this is encoded by the coding sequence ATGAAGCAGCAATATGGTCAGATTTTAGTCACACCAAAACCTTTTGTAAAATGGGCTGGCGGAAAACGACAATTAATTTCAACTCTAAATGAAAATCTACCTGAGTCATTTGGTACTTATTTTGAACCTTTTCTAGGTGGCGGTGCGTTATTGTTCAATATGCTAACTGAAAATAATAAACAAAAATGTATTATTTCAGATCTAAATTCTGATCTTGTTTTAGCATATGCAACCATTCGTGACAATGTTGATAATTTAATATCTTCATTAAAACAACATGAAAAATATTATCAAAAAGATTCAAAATCATATTATTATTCTGTTCGCGAAAGTACTCCAAAAAAAGAAATTGAAAAAACCTCTAGATTACTATTCTTGAATAGAACATGTTTCAATGGATTGTATAGAGTAAATAGTAAAGGTAAATTCAATGTTCCTTTAGGAAAATATACTAATCCAAATATTGTAAATGAGGATAATTTACGCTCAGTTAGTCATATTCTAAGTTCTAGCAAAGTTAAGATTCAATGCCGCGATTTTGAAGCAGTTTTACGTGATGCAAAAAAAGGGGATTTAGTATACTTTGATCCACCTTATCAACCTGTAACTGAAACTGCTAATTTTACTAGTTATACTAACAAGAATTTCACATATGATGATCTAAATCGACTATTTGTTCTTTGTACGAAATTAGATGAAAAAGGATGTAATGTTCTTTTATCTAATTCAAACTCTAAAGAGGTTGTAAACATGTTTTCCAAAAAACCTTGGAAAATCAATAAAATTAAGGCGAATCGCTCGATTAATTCAAATTCAACAAAAAGAACGGGACATTTTGAATTATTAATTAAAAATTATTAG
- a CDS encoding B12-binding domain-containing protein: MAKGYRVEEIREKLISVLKDSDSGISGIEISKKINVSRITMTKYLKVFAAEGLLRQKNIGNVTLWFLEPGQESFAFPDDYFKITSRYLELLVKGKEEEIYSLIRNCLNSGALINRIIIEVIYPAIDNIRELFDSGKIGTAEQNLLRNIVSKSLSIFNQIPVVLDSKKNVVVIAADPESILIAESASSSYHSDGWNVSHLGDMSYAIDVLFDLDFQKLVGKIWKQKPGILLVVIFSQTSEGLTFFADSINPNKGKSGKQIKLALCGKISKKTKINSDLLSDNLSDILQWSNTISQNIK, encoded by the coding sequence ATGGCTAAGGGTTACCGTGTTGAAGAAATCAGAGAAAAATTAATTTCTGTTTTGAAAGATTCTGATAGTGGAATATCTGGAATTGAAATTTCTAAAAAAATTAATGTTAGTAGAATAACCATGACAAAATATCTTAAAGTTTTTGCAGCAGAAGGATTACTTCGTCAAAAAAATATTGGTAATGTGACATTATGGTTTTTAGAACCTGGTCAAGAATCATTTGCTTTTCCTGATGACTATTTTAAAATCACTTCACGTTATCTTGAATTACTAGTTAAAGGTAAAGAAGAAGAAATTTATTCTTTAATTCGAAATTGTCTTAATTCTGGTGCTCTAATTAACCGGATAATAATTGAGGTGATCTACCCTGCTATTGATAATATACGTGAATTATTTGATTCTGGAAAAATTGGCACTGCAGAACAAAATCTTTTAAGAAATATTGTATCTAAATCTCTTAGTATTTTCAATCAAATTCCTGTAGTTTTAGATTCCAAAAAAAATGTAGTTGTTATTGCAGCTGATCCTGAAAGTATCTTGATTGCTGAATCTGCCTCATCTTCATATCATTCTGATGGTTGGAATGTTTCTCATTTAGGTGACATGTCTTATGCAATTGATGTATTGTTTGACTTGGATTTTCAAAAATTAGTAGGTAAGATTTGGAAGCAAAAACCTGGAATTTTATTAGTAGTGATTTTTTCTCAGACTTCTGAAGGACTAACATTTTTTGCTGATTCGATTAATCCAAACAAAGGAAAATCTGGTAAACAAATTAAATTGGCATTATGTGGTAAAATCTCCAAAAAAACTAAAATTAATTCTGATTTATTATCCGATAATCTTAGTGATATTTTACAATGGTCAAATACCATATCCCAAAATATTAAATAA
- a CDS encoding CxxC-x17-CxxC domain-containing protein, translated as MDLYRSKHSDKKYPNRNSSFNDRPSRSFRNSRDNDREDTTVTCADCGDQCTIPFVPKTDRPVYCRDCFRQNKPDDSGRDRPSRDDRGSRYSRDDRGSRYSRDDRGSETIEVQDIPETIEVQDIPETIEVQDIPETIEVQDIPETIEVHEIPETMTERKQL; from the coding sequence ATGGACCTATACAGATCAAAACATTCTGATAAAAAATACCCTAATCGTAATTCTTCCTTTAACGATAGACCTTCTCGTTCTTTTAGAAATTCCAGAGACAATGACAGAGAAGACACAACTGTAACTTGTGCTGATTGTGGTGATCAATGCACAATTCCATTTGTTCCAAAAACTGATAGGCCAGTTTACTGCCGTGATTGCTTTAGACAAAACAAACCAGATGATTCTGGTAGAGATAGACCATCTCGAGACGATAGAGGTTCAAGATATTCCAGAGACGATAGAGGTTCAAGATATTCCAGAGACGATAGAGGTTCAGAGACGATAGAGGTTCAAGATATTCCAGAGACGATAGAGGTTCAAGATATTCCAGAGACGATAGAGGTTCAAGATATTCCAGAGACGATAGAGGTTCAAGATATTCCAGAGACGATAGAGGTTCACGAAATTCCAGAGACAATGACAGAGAGGAAACAACTGTAA
- a CDS encoding KEOPS complex subunit Pcc1 produces MSLTCQVQVILNNISKKKAGAVKKALEPDNVNFPKGLSLYVENVDSKLIFNFKSKENMKQLVGTVDEVLEHIQVALKVIE; encoded by the coding sequence ATGTCGTTAACGTGTCAAGTACAAGTAATTCTGAATAACATATCAAAAAAAAAGGCTGGTGCAGTCAAAAAGGCCTTAGAGCCAGATAATGTAAATTTTCCAAAAGGATTGAGTCTTTATGTTGAAAATGTTGATAGTAAACTAATTTTTAATTTTAAGAGTAAAGAAAACATGAAACAATTAGTAGGCACAGTAGATGAAGTATTAGAACATATCCAAGTTGCATTAAAGGTGATTGAATAA
- a CDS encoding ammonia monooxygenase gives MVWLRRCTHYLFIVVVAVNSTLLTINAGDYIFYTDWAWTSYTVFSISQTLMLIVGATYYLTFTGVPGTATYYALIMTVYTWIAKGAWFALGYPYDFIVTPVWLPSAMLLDLVYWATKKNKHSLILFGGVLVGMSLPLFNMVNLITVADPLETAFKYPRPTLPPYMTPIEPQVGKFYNSPVALGAGAGAVLACTFAALGCKLNTWTYRWMAAWSKWD, from the coding sequence ATGGTCTGGTTAAGACGATGTACACACTACTTATTCATAGTAGTAGTTGCAGTTAACTCTACACTGTTAACAATTAATGCAGGAGATTACATCTTCTACACTGACTGGGCTTGGACATCGTACACGGTATTTTCAATATCGCAAACTTTGATGCTTATTGTAGGAGCTACATATTATCTTACATTTACGGGCGTTCCAGGCACAGCAACGTACTACGCTCTAATTATGACAGTATACACATGGATTGCAAAAGGTGCATGGTTTGCACTCGGATATCCATATGACTTCATTGTGACTCCAGTTTGGTTACCATCAGCAATGCTTTTGGACTTAGTCTACTGGGCAACAAAGAAGAACAAGCACTCCTTGATACTGTTTGGCGGCGTACTAGTAGGAATGTCTTTACCATTATTCAATATGGTAAACCTCATTACAGTTGCAGACCCGCTTGAAACGGCATTCAAATATCCAAGACCAACATTGCCACCATATATGACACCAATAGAACCCCAAGTAGGTAAGTTCTATAACAGTCCAGTCGCATTGGGCGCAGGTGCAGGTGCAGTTTTGGCATGTACATTTGCAGCGTTAGGTTGTAAATTGAACACTTGGACATACAGATGGATGGCCGCATGGTCAAAGTGGGACTAA
- a CDS encoding phosphopantetheine adenylyltransferase, with product MSKFSLIAMGGTFDIIHHGHITLLSTAFDISEKVIIGLTSDEFVQKKGKNPIHKYDERLKNLTSIIFKKFPNSYFEISQLNNDFGPAVFEKEVQALVVSDETKNQGNILNKLRTERNLSPVEIIVVPMTLAKDGKRISTTRIKNSEIDSDGNLLPIDK from the coding sequence ATGTCAAAATTTTCTTTAATTGCCATGGGTGGAACTTTTGATATCATTCATCATGGACATATCACTTTACTTTCTACTGCATTTGATATTTCTGAAAAAGTCATTATTGGGTTAACTAGTGATGAGTTTGTACAAAAAAAGGGAAAAAATCCTATTCACAAATATGATGAACGTCTCAAAAATTTGACTTCAATTATTTTTAAAAAATTTCCTAATTCTTATTTTGAAATTAGTCAATTAAACAATGATTTTGGACCTGCAGTTTTTGAAAAAGAAGTTCAGGCACTTGTTGTAAGTGATGAAACCAAAAACCAAGGAAATATTTTGAACAAGTTGAGAACTGAACGTAATCTTTCTCCTGTTGAAATAATTGTAGTTCCAATGACTTTGGCAAAAGATGGGAAAAGAATTTCTACAACTAGAATAAAAAATTCTGAAATTGATTCTGATGGAAACTTGCTACCAATTGACAAGTAG
- a CDS encoding methane monooxygenase/ammonia monooxygenase subunit B, with translation MVEQKIIVLGLAVVLALGTLGFNWVESIMPTADAHGVQAQLQSRFIRIEDETFNRQSLQTGETLTLQGTLVSLVERDLRGWLSIFSESTNAGNRWEMLARDPPGNVFDIPGNSVIEYSLSAKALEAGVYHVHTQLNVAKVGPGLGPGQTVVVEGEPIIKPIPYTNIAYQSIIIGVGYVITFATRPWQVI, from the coding sequence ATGGTCGAACAAAAGATTATCGTATTAGGACTAGCTGTAGTACTTGCACTAGGAACATTAGGATTCAACTGGGTTGAGTCTATAATGCCAACTGCAGATGCACACGGTGTCCAAGCACAACTCCAAAGTCGTTTCATCAGAATAGAAGATGAAACCTTCAATAGACAATCCCTACAAACTGGCGAAACCTTGACACTTCAAGGAACATTAGTCAGTCTCGTAGAAAGAGACCTTAGAGGATGGTTATCCATTTTCTCAGAGTCAACCAACGCAGGTAACAGATGGGAAATGTTAGCAAGAGACCCACCAGGAAACGTCTTTGACATTCCAGGTAACTCAGTTATCGAATACTCATTGTCTGCAAAAGCACTTGAAGCAGGTGTATACCACGTACACACCCAACTCAACGTAGCTAAAGTTGGTCCAGGACTTGGTCCAGGTCAAACTGTTGTCGTAGAAGGTGAACCAATTATCAAACCAATTCCATATACCAACATCGCATACCAATCAATCATAATTGGTGTCGGATATGTTATTACGTTTGCAACTAGACCTTGGCAAGTTATCTAA
- a CDS encoding PEFG-CTERM sorting domain-containing protein — translation MQKLIFGFIFILILFPISQSFSQEYTDTNPTLTVSTNSNSNYVYQDSEGHTVVIGVIENNDPLSFVTNVKVQAYFYDEFSSDPLEVKEGSTILNVIPPSSTSPFVIRSETSNSDIVDVYTKILTFETSKIMDDSLKISISDVSIEPITNPNDSSYTFSFSGILRNGNSQTSETSVYLAFYDVFDRIIQISTIEIGDMNINELAPVKLNEEISSSSIGFVLFSESDKFYADFLDVEIPVPQLRTNLVTTCGSGEVSIGGNCTSYDISGGQVTSATVNTDDNSVIININAIDDGVLTISPSESTQKGIFMVLVDGEESDDAEINGNTVIVPFGAETEQIEIIGTFVIPEFGTIAAMILAVAIISIVAISAKSRLSIVPRY, via the coding sequence ATGCAGAAATTAATTTTTGGGTTTATTTTTATTTTGATCTTATTTCCAATATCTCAATCTTTTTCACAAGAATATACTGATACTAATCCTACATTGACTGTTTCAACAAATTCTAATTCAAATTATGTCTATCAAGACTCTGAAGGACATACAGTTGTAATTGGAGTAATTGAAAACAATGATCCTCTGTCTTTTGTAACTAATGTCAAAGTTCAAGCATATTTCTATGATGAATTTAGTTCTGATCCTTTAGAAGTTAAAGAAGGAAGTACCATACTCAATGTAATTCCTCCCTCTAGCACTTCTCCATTTGTAATACGTTCAGAAACCTCTAATTCTGATATTGTTGATGTCTATACAAAAATTTTAACATTTGAAACTTCCAAAATCATGGACGATTCATTAAAAATTTCTATAAGTGATGTCTCAATTGAACCTATCACTAATCCAAATGATTCTTCCTACACTTTTTCTTTTTCAGGAATTTTGAGAAATGGAAATTCCCAAACTTCTGAAACTTCTGTATATCTTGCTTTTTACGATGTTTTTGATAGAATTATTCAAATTTCTACAATTGAGATTGGTGATATGAATATCAATGAATTAGCCCCCGTAAAACTAAATGAAGAAATTTCTTCTTCTTCTATAGGATTTGTTTTATTCTCAGAATCTGATAAATTCTACGCTGATTTCCTGGATGTAGAAATTCCTGTACCTCAATTACGCACAAATTTAGTTACTACTTGTGGTTCAGGTGAAGTAAGCATTGGAGGTAATTGTACTTCTTATGATATTTCAGGTGGACAAGTAACAAGTGCAACAGTAAACACAGATGATAATTCAGTCATCATCAACATTAATGCAATTGATGATGGTGTATTGACAATCAGTCCTTCAGAATCAACACAAAAAGGTATCTTTATGGTATTAGTTGATGGCGAGGAATCAGATGATGCAGAAATTAACGGTAACACAGTTATCGTTCCATTTGGTGCAGAAACTGAACAAATTGAAATTATCGGTACCTTTGTAATTCCAGAGTTTGGTACAATTGCAGCCATGATTCTAGCAGTCGCAATTATCTCAATAGTTGCAATCTCTGCAAAATCAAGACTTAGCATCGTTCCAAGATACTAA
- a CDS encoding 30S ribosomal protein S15, whose product MGRMHTHRHGKSHSIRPATLRAPSWITLTPAEIEALVVKYAKDGLTPSQIGIKLRDQHSIPLIKPITKKSIGQILEENDLKPEMPEDLENIVNKAVGLQKHLKENKGDNRNVRSLELIEAKVHRLSVYYKRIERIPKTWKYKSVVAQLE is encoded by the coding sequence ATGGGACGAATGCATACTCATAGACATGGAAAGTCACATTCAATCAGACCAGCAACGTTACGTGCACCATCATGGATCACTTTAACACCTGCTGAAATTGAAGCCTTAGTCGTAAAATATGCTAAAGATGGTTTAACTCCTAGTCAAATTGGAATTAAATTAAGAGATCAACATTCAATTCCATTAATCAAACCAATTACAAAAAAGAGTATTGGTCAAATTCTTGAAGAGAATGATTTGAAACCAGAAATGCCTGAAGACTTGGAAAATATCGTTAACAAAGCTGTAGGACTTCAAAAACACCTTAAAGAAAACAAAGGAGATAATAGAAATGTTAGATCCTTAGAATTAATTGAAGCCAAGGTTCACAGATTGTCGGTATATTACAAAAGAATCGAAAGAATTCCAAAAACATGGAAGTATAAATCAGTGGTTGCTCAATTAGAGTAA
- a CDS encoding methane monooxygenase/ammonia monooxygenase subunit C: MAQMPALIPKEVEIQRLKKIWLIVIAMGSTAASVEVDNFVDGSLHQTSIRDSAFTPAHWWLYSHFITLPLGWGAAAIYDRKIPVLRGPNNSMNTGLKMTILGYLATMFTIGVNEMWHFWFVEEIFAVPNHWMFNMGVVVAFMGALAYVVRVYARLVELGAETPGENPYVAEMYKMALEGKLYSRSIP; the protein is encoded by the coding sequence ATGGCACAGATGCCCGCATTAATTCCAAAAGAAGTTGAGATCCAGAGACTAAAGAAAATCTGGCTCATCGTCATAGCTATGGGATCCACTGCAGCATCAGTCGAAGTTGATAACTTCGTTGATGGTTCACTCCATCAAACCTCTATCAGAGATAGTGCATTTACACCAGCACACTGGTGGCTATACTCCCACTTCATCACATTACCACTTGGATGGGGAGCAGCAGCAATCTATGATAGAAAAATACCTGTTCTTAGAGGTCCTAACAATTCAATGAACACTGGTTTAAAGATGACCATTCTTGGTTACTTAGCAACAATGTTTACAATTGGGGTCAATGAGATGTGGCATTTCTGGTTTGTAGAGGAGATCTTTGCAGTTCCAAATCACTGGATGTTTAACATGGGAGTTGTAGTAGCTTTCATGGGTGCACTAGCATACGTAGTCAGAGTATATGCTCGACTTGTAGAACTAGGTGCAGAAACTCCTGGTGAGAATCCATATGTTGCAGAAATGTACAAGATGGCCTTAGAAGGTAAATTGTACAGTAGAAGCATTCCATAG
- a CDS encoding DHHA1 domain-containing protein — translation MTKVFEESLSLFKDKVSDCIKSNKSISITTHNDCDGLTSGSIITKALIREGAKCTIRTSKEFSKNVVQSFKTDSRDFHIITDLGGGFGNELNQTIGENWMILDHHQISDEEKENENIINSWKYGIDGGSEICAGGMAYFAAMALNEKNSDLSEIAVVSALGDRQDQGENKSFTGKNFEIANIAKELGLVEIDLDLLLVGRETRPLAEALAFTSQPFIEGLTWNKEACFSLLKSSGIELKEEGRWRVPSELDDDEKKKLIETIANFSSEKNTIELKSELIGYTYTFPREDKRSFLRDGREYSTMLNSCGRINRSGVGMAICMGDRNKILTEGEKILTDYRKMIKEYMNVLSNERWRISESENCVMVNGEDIVPETMTGSISSLIAGSPKNAGKVIILRTRAEENTIKFSSRKSFGCKSNINLSDLMKNGAKKFDGIGGGHDSAAGAKITKDKLDEFLKYLDVNVVNVSSTSNSE, via the coding sequence ATGACAAAAGTGTTTGAAGAATCATTATCATTATTCAAAGACAAAGTTTCAGATTGTATTAAATCCAATAAATCAATTTCAATAACAACACACAACGATTGTGATGGATTAACATCTGGAAGTATAATCACAAAAGCGTTAATCAGAGAAGGAGCAAAATGTACAATTAGAACATCCAAAGAATTTAGTAAAAATGTGGTTCAGTCATTTAAAACAGATTCAAGAGATTTTCACATTATAACAGATTTAGGAGGAGGTTTTGGAAATGAATTGAATCAAACAATAGGAGAGAATTGGATGATTTTAGATCATCATCAAATTTCAGATGAAGAAAAAGAAAATGAAAATATCATTAATTCCTGGAAGTATGGAATTGACGGAGGTTCAGAAATTTGTGCTGGCGGAATGGCATATTTTGCTGCAATGGCACTAAATGAAAAGAATTCAGATTTATCAGAAATTGCAGTAGTTTCAGCCTTAGGAGACAGACAAGATCAGGGTGAAAATAAATCATTTACAGGAAAAAATTTTGAAATTGCCAATATTGCTAAAGAATTAGGTCTAGTTGAAATAGATCTAGATTTGTTACTGGTTGGAAGAGAAACTAGACCTTTGGCAGAAGCCTTAGCATTTACATCACAGCCATTTATCGAAGGATTAACATGGAATAAAGAAGCATGTTTTTCACTTCTAAAATCATCGGGTATTGAATTAAAAGAAGAAGGGAGATGGAGGGTTCCATCAGAACTTGATGATGATGAGAAAAAAAAATTAATAGAAACTATTGCAAATTTCTCTTCAGAAAAAAACACAATAGAATTAAAATCTGAATTAATTGGGTATACATACACATTTCCAAGAGAAGACAAAAGAAGTTTTCTTAGAGACGGTAGAGAATATTCAACAATGCTAAATTCATGTGGAAGGATTAATCGCTCAGGAGTCGGAATGGCAATTTGTATGGGAGATAGAAATAAGATTCTAACAGAAGGAGAAAAAATTCTAACAGATTATAGAAAAATGATTAAAGAATACATGAATGTTTTATCAAATGAGCGATGGCGAATTTCTGAAAGTGAAAATTGTGTGATGGTTAATGGCGAAGATATTGTTCCAGAAACGATGACAGGTAGCATATCATCATTAATTGCAGGATCACCAAAAAATGCTGGAAAAGTAATCATTCTCAGAACTAGAGCAGAAGAAAATACAATAAAATTTTCATCAAGAAAATCATTTGGATGTAAATCAAACATTAATCTTAGTGATTTGATGAAAAATGGAGCTAAGAAATTTGATGGTATTGGGGGAGGCCACGATAGTGCAGCAGGTGCAAAAATAACTAAAGACAAATTGGACGAATTTTTGAAATATTTAGATGTAAATGTCGTTAACGTGTCAAGTACAAGTAATTCTGAATAA
- the serS gene encoding serine--tRNA ligase, whose translation MLDPKLIKEKSQVIKDMLKVRSVDFDLEGLIDSDQKRREFIIKTDELRKKKNQVALNISEKKKRGEDISSILAEMKNISEELSKLEVDQNDIEKKYLKLAASIPNLIHESVPVGKDEESNKEIKKWGNIPKFDFKIKDHIDISEGLDLVDLERAAKVAGARFYYLKNDLVRLNQALINFGLDFLREKGYSIVQPPYMINRESMEGAVIADDFEEVIYKIDNQDLYMIGTSEHAMAAMHSKEIIEGKDIPKKYAGISPCFRKEAGAHGRDQKGIFRVHQFDKIEQFVFSKPEDSWKEHEKLLSIAEEFYQKLEIPYRVMLLSTGDTGNISAKTYDIEAWMAGQNAYREIVSCSNCLEYQARRLKIRFRDKTNEDTQYIHTLNSTLIATTRVLVAIMENFQTKDGHIRIPEVLQGYMGNQKEI comes from the coding sequence ATGTTAGATCCCAAACTAATCAAAGAAAAATCTCAAGTTATCAAAGATATGCTAAAAGTAAGATCAGTAGATTTTGATCTGGAAGGATTAATTGATTCAGATCAAAAAAGACGAGAATTTATCATTAAAACTGATGAATTGAGAAAAAAGAAAAACCAAGTTGCATTAAATATTTCAGAAAAAAAGAAGAGAGGGGAAGATATTTCTTCAATTTTAGCAGAGATGAAAAATATTTCAGAAGAACTCAGTAAATTAGAAGTTGACCAAAATGATATTGAAAAAAAATATTTAAAATTAGCAGCATCAATTCCAAACCTCATCCATGAGTCAGTTCCAGTAGGAAAAGATGAAGAGTCAAATAAAGAAATAAAGAAATGGGGCAATATTCCAAAATTTGATTTTAAAATAAAGGATCACATAGATATTTCTGAAGGTTTAGACTTAGTGGATTTAGAAAGAGCTGCAAAAGTAGCGGGTGCAAGATTTTATTATTTAAAAAATGATTTAGTTAGATTGAATCAAGCATTAATTAATTTTGGATTAGATTTTCTTAGAGAAAAAGGATATTCTATTGTTCAACCTCCATATATGATTAATCGAGAGTCAATGGAAGGAGCAGTAATTGCAGACGATTTTGAAGAAGTAATTTACAAAATTGATAATCAAGATTTGTACATGATTGGAACTTCTGAACATGCAATGGCAGCAATGCATTCAAAAGAAATTATCGAAGGCAAAGACATTCCAAAAAAATATGCAGGAATAAGTCCTTGTTTTAGAAAAGAAGCAGGAGCACATGGTAGAGATCAAAAAGGAATTTTCCGAGTACATCAATTTGATAAAATTGAACAATTTGTTTTTTCAAAACCAGAAGATTCCTGGAAGGAGCATGAAAAATTATTATCAATTGCAGAGGAATTTTATCAAAAATTAGAAATTCCATATAGAGTCATGTTATTGTCTACTGGAGATACAGGCAACATTTCAGCAAAAACTTATGATATTGAAGCATGGATGGCAGGACAAAATGCATACAGAGAAATTGTTTCATGTTCAAATTGTTTAGAATATCAAGCAAGGAGATTAAAAATTAGATTTAGAGATAAAACAAATGAGGATACACAATACATCCATACTCTCAATAGTACATTAATTGCTACAACTAGAGTGCTCGTAGCTATAATGGAAAATTTTCAAACAAAAGATGGTCATATTCGGATCCCTGAAGTATTACAAGGATATATGGGCAATCAGAAAGAGATCTAG